The proteins below are encoded in one region of Apium graveolens cultivar Ventura chromosome 4, ASM990537v1, whole genome shotgun sequence:
- the LOC141720152 gene encoding uncharacterized protein LOC141720152: protein MSTERSLKQPWQSPEELKGNLEINFMDNQGQQEHGEQRTSHFSLEEGAYIPFQGSLSVTTYLTRFRALIDEIDNLSPIPKCSCVNSNCTCGYGLKLANYEQIHKLSQFLMGLSDQFTGIRGQLLMMTPLPTLSQAYSLLLQEEVRRDCTSQCPTIDNVAMNVRFTGSKQHPTHSSFTPGKKSVSNDSVYCDFCHSSGHIRDKYFCVHGYPDWHRLYGHPKPKPRSGAQSTVRKVAQVTGPSTYVPASASTTSGGEDNCSAAFTEAQCHQLDAIIQSSIKAMSPWNASKNEASLPLIGNISSYVEGTSTTFTVSSVHTLHTTLDQNKISWILDSGATDHITCHFHLFENPTPLTSLLYLPDGTSTNITHIGTIHLPNNILLTQDLHQKRRTEMGNFEGGLYKYNHVSFLPHSTATISTVTHQATLWHARLGHPSAIALNKIDSVSTIPPNLFTHCDVCHQAKQTRLSFSDSTSISSHLFELVHCVIWGPYKTCTHGKCKMFLTIVEDFSKCTWTLRSDNGTEFVNHSLSSFLASKASLLYHTFTPSYQQFLAHTASVPTPSTYSQAIKYPVWCEAMKAEILALESNDTWDLVPMPSNTNIVDCKWIYKVKYRPNGDIERYKARLVAKGFTQTSGVDYFETFAPVAKMNTLRVLLALAATHKWHLLHMDVTNAFLHGDLHEVVYMRLPPGLHTFTSKPFSYSPFLVCKLKKSLYDLKQAPREWFTKLSKVVSVFGMLQNPCDHSLYTLSRGSDYVAILIYVDDILVTGNSATLIGQSSTSAELSVKDISIYRRLVGRLIYLTISRPELSYPVHILAQFIAKPKHDHLQAAYKVVRYLKNAPGQDILFLASNSLTLRAFSDADWGAVNSLALL, encoded by the exons ATGAGTACAGAACGTTCGCTGAAACAGCCATGGCAGAGCCCTGAGGAACTCAAAGGAAACCTTGAAATTAATTTCATGGACAATCAAGGACAACAAGAGCATGGTGAG CAACGTACCTCGCATTTTTCACTTGAAGAAGGAGCTTACATCCCTTTTCAAGGATCATTGAGTGTTACTACTTATTTAACTCGTTTTCGTGCTCTTATTGATGAAATTGACAATTTGTCACCAATTCCTAAATGTTCTTGTGTTAACAGTAACTGTACTTGTGGTTATGGTCTTAAACTAGCCAATTATGAACAGATTCACAAGTTGAGTCAATTTCTTATGGGCTTAAGTGATCAATTTACTGGTATAAGAGGACAATTACTTATGATGACACCTCTACCAACTCTTAGTCAGGCTTACTCTTTGTTGCTGCAAGAAGAGGTACGACGAGATTGTACATCTCAGTGTCCAACTATTGATAATGTTGCTATGAATGTGAGATTTACTGGTTCAAAGCAACATCCTACTCATAGTTCATTTACTCCTGGGAAGAAATCTGTTTCAAATGACTCTGTATATTGTGACTTTTGCCATTCCTCTGGTCATATCCGTGATAAGTATTTTTGTGTACACGGTTACCCTGATTGGCATCGCCTATATGGTCATCCTAAGCCTAAGCCACGATCTGGTGCTCAATCTACTGTCAGAAAAGTTGCTCAAGTAACTGGTCCCTCTACATATGTCCCTGCATCTGCCTCAACTACTTCTGGTGGTGAAGATAACTGCTCTGCTGCATTCACTGAGGCTCAATGTCATCAACTAGATGCAATAATCCAGTCAAGCATTAAGGCTATGTCTCCTTGGAATGCCTCTAAAAATGAAGCTTCTTTACCTCTTATTGGTAATATCTCATCTTATGTCGAAGGTACTTCAACAACTTTCACTGTTTCTTCTGTCCATACACTTCATACTACACTTGATCAGAATAAAATATCTTGGATCTTGGATTCTGGTGCTACTGACCATATCACCTGTCATTTTCACTTATTTGAAAATCCCACACCTTTAACATCTCTGTTGTATCTACCTGATGGTACATCTACTAATATTACTCATATTGGTACCATTCATTTGCCAAATAATATTCTCTTAACTCAG GACCTACACCAGAAGAGGAGAACAGAGATGGGTAATTTTGAAGGTGGCCTATACAAGTATAATCATGTTTCTTTCCTCCCTCATTCTACGGCTACTATCTCTACTGTTACTCATCAAGCTACTCTTTGGCATGCCAGACTAGGCCATCCTTCTGCTATAGCTCTTAATAAAATAGATTCAGTATCTACTATTCCACCCAACTTGTTTACTCATTGTGATGTTTGTCATCAAGCCAAACAGACTAGATTGTCTTTTTCTGATAGTACTAGTATCAGTTCTCATTTGTTTGAACTAGTACATTGTGTTATATGGGGACCGTATAAAACTTGTACTCATGGAAAATGTAAAATGTTCTTGACTATTGTTGAAGATTTTTCTAAATGTACTTGG ACTCTtaggtcagataatggaactgagtttgTTAATCATTCTCTCAGTTCTTTTCTTGCTTCTAAAG CATCACTACTGTATCATACTTTTACTCCCTCTTATCAACAATTTTTGGCACATACTGCTTCTGTTCCTACACCATCCACATATTCTCAGGCCATTAAATATCCAGTTTGGTGTGAAGCCATGAAGGCTGAAATTTTAGCCTTAGAATCCAATGACACTTGGGACTTGGTTCCTATGCCTTCCAACACAAATATTGTTGATTGTAAATGGATCTATAAAGTCAAGTACAGACCTAATGGGGATATAGAGAGATATAAGGCCAGATTGGTGGCCAAAGGCTTTACTCAAACTTCTGGGGTTGACTATTTTGAAACCTTTGCACCCGTGGCTAAAATGAATACTTTAAGAGTTCTTCTTGCCTTGGCTGCTACTCATAAATGGCATTTGCTTCACATGGATGTCACCAATGCATTCTTGCATGGTGATCTCCATGAGGTGGTATATATGAGATTGCCTCCTGGACTACATACTTTTACCAGTAAACCTTTTTCTTATTCTCCATTTCTAGTGTGCAAATTAAAGAAATCTCTTTATGACCTTAAACAGGCTCCTAGAGAGTGGTTTACCAAACTTTCCAAGGTTGTTTCTGTTTTTGGTATGCTTCAGAATCCTTGTGATCACAGTCTCTACACCCTGAGTAGAGGATCTGATTATGTTGCTATTCTTATCTACGTGGATGATATACTTGTCACTGGTAATTCTGCCACTCTCATCGGACAA AGTTCCACCTCTGCTGAGTTGTCTGTAAAAGACATTTCTATTTACCGAAGATTGGTTGGACGTCTCATTTATCTCACCATCTCCAGACCTGAACTTAGCTATCCCGTTCATATTCTGGCTCAATTCATTGCCAAACCAAAGCATGATCACTTGCAGGCTGCTTATAAAGTTGTTCGATATCTTAAGAATGCTCCAGGGCAAGACATTCTTTTTCTTGCTTCTAACTCATTGACTCTTCGAGCTTTTTCTGATGCTGATTGGGGGGCTGTCAACTCACTCGCTCTTCTTTAA
- the LOC141720154 gene encoding toll/interleukin-1 receptor-like protein — protein sequence MVVLLHFRIIVQQRKLQPNHFIATGIRLLCNFSMTSTSNLEVAAASLSSFRSQPITWDVFLSFYGNDTRKNFISHLYSALDQAGILTFRDDPALEKGQQISSGLLDAIRDSKMFVVVISDNYARSSWCLNELVEILGCKKAEHQVVPVFYYVDPIRCAPPEREFRRRS from the coding sequence ATGGTAGTTTTGCTGCATTTTCGTATCATTGTCCAACAAAGAAAACTACAACCAAACCATTTCATAGCAACTGGTATTCGTCTTCTTTGCAATTTTTCGATGACTTCCACGAGTAATCTTGAAGTAGCTGCtgcttctttgtcttcttttcgTTCTCAACCTATCACCTGGGACGTGTTCTTGAGCTTTTACGGTAACGACACTCGCAAAAACTTTATTTCACATCTTTACTCTGCTTTGGATCAAGCCGGAATTTTAACCTTTAGAGATGATCCTGCTCTTGAAAAGGGCCAACAAATTTCATCCGGGCTACTCGATGCTATTAGAGATTCTAAGATGTTTGTTGTAGTTATCTCTGACAACTATGCTCGTTCAAGTTGGTGCCTCAATGAGCTCGTAGAGATTCTTGGTTGCAAGAAAGCAGAACATCAGGTTGTTCCTGTTTTTTACTACGTGGATCCCATCCGATGTGCGCCACCAGAAAGGGAGTTTCGGCGACGCTCTTGA